In the genome of Bradyrhizobium sp. CB3481, the window TGATGGCATCCGCCGTCGTGCTGGAATCGCTGTCGCGGATTTCCCCGGCGGCGAGCGCCCGCGGCCGTAAGAAGCAGGTGCTGGACGCCGTGCGCGCCGCGGCCGATGAGCTGTCGAACACGCCGGCGATCTGCCGCAAGAGCTACGTCCACGACACCATCGTCACCGCCTTCGAGGACGGTATCCTTGAGCGCTTCGCCGCGACGATGAAGGGTTACCGCACGCAAGCCAAGCGCGAGGCGCTGTTGGCGCAGGTGGTGACCGCGGCCGCGGCGGCGTGACGCACTGCGTAGGGTGGGCTGAGCGAAGCGAGCTCACCCTCTCTCGACATCGGAAGTCCGAATGGTGGGCACGCTGCGCTTAGCCCACCCTACCGCACTGTCTGACGCTGCTAGCTACATCCCGCCCATCTTGCAGACCAGCTTCCATTCATCCGCCGTCACCGGCTGCACCGACAGGCGCGAGTATTTCACCAGCGCCATATCCGCCAGCTTCTTATCGGCCTTGATCGCGGCCATCGTCACCGGCGTCTTCAACGGTTTGTCCGCCTTGATGTCGACGCAGACGAATTTGCCGGTCTTGTCGGTCGGATCGGGATAGGCCTCCTTGATGACTTCCGCGATGCCGACGATCTCCTTGCCCTCGTTGGAATGATAGAAGAAGGCCTTGTCGCCCTTCTTCATGTTCACGAGGTTTTGCCGGGCGGTGAAGTTGCGCACGCCGGTCCAGGCTTCGCCCTTGGCGCCCTTCGCGACCTGCTGGTCCCAGGACCAGGCCGACGGTTCGGATTTCACCAGCCAGTACGCCATCGTCATTCCTCCGCCTTGAACGGCCGCGTCATCAGGCCCTCGATCGCGGCGTCGATCGTGATCTTGCCGCTCAATATCGCCGCGACCGCCTTTGATACCGGCATATCGACATTTTGCGAAGCTGCCAGTTCGATCAGGACCGGCGCGGTGAATTCGCCCTCGGCG includes:
- a CDS encoding EVE domain-containing protein, with translation MAYWLVKSEPSAWSWDQQVAKGAKGEAWTGVRNFTARQNLVNMKKGDKAFFYHSNEGKEIVGIAEVIKEAYPDPTDKTGKFVCVDIKADKPLKTPVTMAAIKADKKLADMALVKYSRLSVQPVTADEWKLVCKMGGM